The Vicia villosa cultivar HV-30 ecotype Madison, WI linkage group LG1, Vvil1.0, whole genome shotgun sequence genome includes a region encoding these proteins:
- the LOC131615991 gene encoding uncharacterized protein LOC131615991, with amino-acid sequence MSMSMSIIHTLKTPTSLSPSLSSPHTSSFPLQSSFKPPVFSSNPSHLSRRLFLPSVAGIWDALTGGGNNNTNEAVLAIRRGMSLFRQGDVLGSVVEFDKAIQLDPRQKAYLWQRGLSLYYLNRFEEGAEQFRLDVAQNPNDTEESIWCYLCEAQLYGVDEAKKRYLEVGVDPRPVMRETYNMFKDGGDPEKLVAAFSNSRESDYFYASLYAGLFYESQNESDAAKVHIVAACKSSYGQRSDDYMASLAKVHCLCRNWIVS; translated from the exons ATGTCCATGTCCATGTCCATTATCCACACCCTTAAAACCCCAACCTCACTCTCCCCGTCCCTCTCTTCACCCCACACTTCCTCGTTCCCATTacaatcatctttcaaaccaccCGTCTTTTCCTCTAATCCCTCACATCTTTCTCGAAGACTCTTCCTTCCATCCGTTGCCGGCATATGGGACGCTTTGACCGGTGGTGGCAATAACAACACCAATGAAGCCGTTCTCGCAATTCGACGCGGAATGTCTCTCTTCAGACAG GGTGATGTTTTAGGCTCTGTTGTGGAATTCGACAAAGCAATTCAATTGGACCCTCGTCAAAAGGCCT ATCTTTGGCAAAGGGGCCTTTCACTTTACTACCTTAATAG ATTTGAAGAAGGAGCTGAGCAGTTTCGGTTAGATGTTGCTCAGAATCCAAATGATACAGAAGAGTCCATATGGTGCTATCTGTGTGAAGCTCAACTATATGGAGTGGATGAAGCAAAGAAGCGGTATCTTGAG GTTGGCGTAGACCCAAGGCCAGTCATGAGGGAAACATATAACATGTTTAAAGATGGTGGAGACCCTGAAAAG CTTGTAGCTGCATTCTCTAATAGCAGAGAAAGTGATTATTTTTATGCTTCACTATATGCCGGGCTATTTTACGAATCTCAG AATGAAAGTGATGCTGCAAAAGTTCATATAGTTGCTGCTTGCAAGTCTTCTTATGGACaaag GTCTGATGATTATATGGCTTCTCTTGCCAAGGTTCACTGTCTTTGTCGAAATTGGATCGTCAGCTGA